The Schizosaccharomyces pombe strain 972h- genome assembly, chromosome: I genome contains a region encoding:
- a CDS encoding zinc finger protein encodes MSSDDAIIIRCPFDCEFAGDSISFISHLTTIHNSSVQTLAKNAYLCASEIANELNQNPNLKDQEILLLQIAQENSLKRVLRQQQKERREGKIKSLQCLFCNNEGLLNRQEWFEHSFHVHGLNIGLADNIVYINRLLEKIKNELESFRCLCCHVPCKNKKLLREHMNNKRHFRLDPKSSEYDEFYIINYASVTKSITISHSQFAINEDINETDDTISDINDEDAEPLSVECIFCTNFYEPVFCFEHCKIVHDWDIKKIQKDYSLDVYGAIRVINYSRKTKKKSIPAETDSFWKEPGWLIPVVPDDALIICLSEVIEDPRL; translated from the exons ATGAGTTCCGACGATGCTATAATAATTCGATGCCCTTTTGATTGTGAATTTGCTGGTGACTcgatttcttttataagCCACCTTACAACTATACACAATTCGTCAGTACAGACGTTAGCTAAGAATGCTTATTTATGCGCATCAGAGATTGCCAATGAGCTCAACCAGAAtccaaatttgaaagacCAAGAAATACTTTTACTACAAATTGCTCAAGAAAATTCACTTAAACGAGTCTTAAGGCAACAGCAAAAAGAACGGAGAGAgggaaaaataaaatcctTACAATGTTTGTTCTGTAATAATGAAGGTCTTTTAAACCGTCAAGAATGGTTTGAACATAGTTTTCACGTTCACGGGCTTAATATCGGATTAGCAGAcaatattgtttacataAATCGGTTACTTgaaaagataaagaatGAACTAGAAAG TTTTAGATGTCTATGCTGTCATGTCCCttgcaaaaataaaaagcttttacGAGAACACATGAATAACAAGCGGCATTTCCGGCTTGACCCAAAATCGTCAGAATACGATGAGTTCtatattataaattatGCTTCTGTTACAAAAAGTATCACCATTTCGCATTCACAGTTTGCAATTAATGAAGACATAAATGAAACTGATGATACTATATCTGA TATAAATGATGAGGATGCAGAACCATTATCTGTGGAATGTATATTTTGCACTAATTTCTATGAACcagttttttgttttgaacaTTGCAAAATCGTTCACGATTGGGATATcaagaaaattcaaaaggATTACAGCTTGGACGTTTATGGGGCCATAAGGGTGATAAATTATTCCCGGAAAACTAAAAAGAAGTCTATTCCAGCTGAAACAGATAGTTTTTGGAAAGAGCCTGGATGGTTGATTCCTGTAGTGCCAGACGATGCTTTAATAATTTGCTTAAGTGAGGTGATTGAGGACCCTCGACTTTAG
- the rbd4 gene encoding rhomboid family protease  produces the protein MAIELGERISTSVGFLAELFLMKIPLFTVIVALLTIILGIVNIFLPIVDFFGLSWHNLINIRLHTLNTYPLVHHGVISFILGLLGIFLLMPRFERRYGTLCTIAMFFGFLEVIPAIAYLIACYVAESDDVYVGIGGWVYSLLAMYLLNLFGDLHPKLLNLPQVVRMALALVAPVLGLPLDFSITIVLHLTAVVISIIFSFAYMDFFLPRGGFLVWVETKFSKIIDAIPNYISVTEAAYYQADGAIPIQDLGSNSSGIV, from the exons ATGGCCATTGAACTAGGAGAACGTATTTCGACATCGGTCGGATTTTTAGCGGAACTTTTCCTTATGAAAATTCCACTCTTCACTGTGATTGTTGCCCTGTTAACTATCATTCTTGGAATCGTAAACATTTTCTTGCCTATCGTTGACTTTTTTGGCCTAAGCTGGcataatttaataaacattCGCC TTCATACCCTAAACACATATCCGCTCGTTCATCATGGagtaatttctttcattttagGACTTTTAggaatttttcttcttatgCCACGTTTTGAACGCAGATACGGAACATTATGTACAATCGCCAtgttttttggatttttggAAGTAATTCCTGCCATTGCATACTTAATAGCTTGCTATGTTGCTGAGTCTGACGATGTCTATGTTGGTATTGG TGGTTGGGTTTATTCGCTTCTGGCTATGTATCTCTTGAATCTTTTTGGAGATTTGCATCCCAAACT tTTGAATCTTCCTCAAGTCGTAAGGATGGCATTAGCTTTAGTAGCTCCTGTCTTAGGACTTCCGTtagatttttcaattacGATCGTTTTGCACCTTACTGCTGTCGTTATttctattatattttccTTCGCTTATATGGACTTTTTCCTGCCACGAGGAGGCTTTCTTGTCTGGGTTGAAAcgaaattttctaaaattatCGATGCTATCCCCAATTATATATCCGTGACAGAAGCTGCTTATTATCAGGCAGACGGTGCTATCCCTATTCAAGATTTGGGTAGTAACAGCAGTGGTATTGTATAA